One window of the Tetragenococcus koreensis genome contains the following:
- a CDS encoding diacylglycerol kinase, with protein MERARVIYNPTSGKELIKRNLADILAVLEKAGYEASAFATTSIPYSAKNEARRAGQAGFDLIVAAGGDGTINEVVNGIAPLINRPKMAIIPGGTTNDYARALKIPRDSVKAAAEVILKNQTIKMDIGKTPENYFINIAAGGHLTELTYEVPSDLKRVFGYLAYLAKGAELLPQIRPIKMHLKFDEGEYDGKASMFFLGLTNSVGGFEQIVPDAKLDDGKFSLIIVKTANIFEILHLVAIMLRNGKHVKDPRIIYTKTTKLEVAVPQSQKRLMINLDGEYGGDAPMTFENLHQHIEIFADVDEIPDSAVSTEEELEKISEGFIKEVERLNDEEIDEDKKD; from the coding sequence ATGGAAAGAGCGCGGGTAATTTATAATCCAACTTCAGGAAAAGAATTAATAAAAAGAAACTTAGCAGATATCCTAGCTGTTCTAGAAAAGGCAGGATATGAAGCAAGTGCGTTTGCAACTACTTCGATCCCTTATTCTGCCAAAAATGAAGCTAGACGAGCAGGCCAAGCTGGTTTTGATTTAATTGTGGCAGCTGGTGGTGATGGAACTATCAATGAGGTAGTTAATGGAATAGCTCCTTTAATTAATCGTCCTAAAATGGCGATTATTCCAGGGGGAACTACCAACGATTATGCCAGAGCGTTGAAAATTCCACGCGATAGCGTAAAAGCTGCAGCTGAAGTAATTTTAAAAAATCAAACAATCAAAATGGATATCGGAAAAACGCCCGAAAACTATTTTATTAACATCGCAGCAGGTGGACATTTAACCGAACTAACTTACGAAGTTCCTTCAGATTTGAAGCGAGTGTTTGGTTATCTGGCTTATTTAGCTAAAGGTGCAGAATTGTTGCCACAAATTAGGCCTATCAAAATGCATCTTAAATTTGATGAAGGCGAATATGATGGCAAGGCATCGATGTTCTTTTTAGGGCTGACCAATTCAGTTGGTGGATTTGAACAAATTGTCCCTGACGCAAAACTTGATGATGGTAAATTTTCTTTGATTATCGTAAAAACTGCCAATATTTTCGAGATTTTACATCTTGTAGCAATTATGCTTAGAAACGGTAAACATGTAAAAGATCCACGGATTATTTACACTAAAACCACAAAATTAGAAGTTGCTGTTCCGCAATCGCAAAAACGGTTAATGATTAATTTAGATGGTGAATATGGCGGCGATGCACCTATGACGTTTGAAAATCTACACCAACATATTGAAATATTTGCCGATGTGGATGAAATACCTGATAGTGCTGTATCAACTGAAGAAGAACTAGAAAAAATCAGCGAAGGATTCATCAAAGAAGTAGAACGCTTAAATGATGAAGAAATTGATGAAGACAAAAAAGATTGA
- the gatB gene encoding Asp-tRNA(Asn)/Glu-tRNA(Gln) amidotransferase subunit GatB: MNFETVIGLEVHVELKTNTKIFSPAPAHFGAEPNSNTNVIDWGYPGVLPVMNKSALEYGMEAALALNCDISQETHFDRKNYFYPDNPKAYQISQLDEPIGHDGWIEIEVEGQKKKIRIERVHLEEDAGKNMHGIGGYSYVDLNRQGTPLIEIVSEADMRSPEEAYAYLDALRSIIQFTGVSDVKMEEGSMRCDANISLRPLGQEEFGIKTELKNLNSLNFVRKGLAFEEKRQAKLLLSGGSLQQETRRFDEASGKTVLMRVKEGSSDYRYFPEPDIPRFEIDDAWINKVKERLPEMPKERRERYINEFELPEYDAMVLTLSKEMSDFFEETLQQGVDAKQVSNWLMGDVSAYLNSEKLELADTQLTPSNLAGMIQLVSDGTISSKIAKKVFQELIEKGGHAKEIVEANGWIQLSDPAQLLPIINDVLDNNQQSIDDFKNGKDKAIGFLVGQIMKATKGKANPGVVNKLLKEELEKR; this comes from the coding sequence ATGAACTTCGAAACTGTGATTGGACTTGAAGTCCATGTAGAATTAAAAACCAATACGAAGATTTTTTCTCCCGCTCCTGCTCATTTTGGGGCAGAACCTAACAGTAATACGAATGTTATCGATTGGGGCTATCCTGGCGTTTTACCTGTTATGAATAAATCCGCCTTGGAATACGGAATGGAAGCTGCTTTAGCACTGAACTGTGATATTTCACAAGAAACTCATTTTGATCGCAAAAACTACTTCTATCCAGATAATCCAAAAGCTTATCAAATTTCCCAACTTGACGAACCCATCGGACATGATGGTTGGATTGAAATTGAAGTAGAAGGCCAAAAGAAAAAAATCCGTATTGAACGTGTCCATCTGGAAGAAGATGCTGGGAAAAATATGCACGGTATCGGAGGATATTCTTACGTTGATTTGAATCGGCAAGGAACACCGTTAATTGAAATAGTTTCAGAAGCAGACATGCGTTCACCAGAAGAAGCATATGCTTATTTGGATGCTTTGCGTTCAATTATTCAATTTACAGGGGTTTCTGATGTAAAAATGGAAGAAGGTTCAATGCGTTGTGATGCCAATATTTCATTACGACCATTAGGTCAAGAAGAGTTTGGGATCAAAACAGAATTGAAGAATCTAAACTCGCTTAACTTTGTCAGAAAGGGTTTGGCTTTTGAAGAAAAACGCCAAGCAAAACTTTTATTATCCGGCGGTTCATTACAACAAGAAACGCGTCGTTTTGATGAAGCATCAGGAAAAACTGTATTGATGCGTGTAAAAGAAGGTTCTTCTGACTACCGTTATTTCCCTGAGCCAGATATTCCGCGTTTTGAAATTGATGATGCGTGGATCAATAAAGTAAAAGAAAGATTGCCAGAAATGCCCAAAGAGCGTCGTGAACGTTATATTAACGAATTTGAATTACCAGAATACGATGCGATGGTATTAACCTTATCAAAAGAGATGTCTGATTTCTTTGAAGAAACCTTGCAACAAGGTGTTGATGCTAAACAAGTCTCAAATTGGCTGATGGGTGATGTCTCAGCCTACTTAAACAGCGAAAAATTAGAGCTAGCCGATACCCAGTTGACACCAAGTAATTTAGCAGGCATGATACAATTAGTTAGTGACGGTACAATTAGTTCAAAAATCGCTAAAAAAGTCTTTCAAGAACTAATCGAAAAAGGCGGCCATGCAAAAGAAATTGTAGAAGCCAATGGATGGATCCAATTATCAGATCCAGCACAGCTATTGCCAATTATTAATGACGTTTTGGACAATAATCAACAATCGATTGATGACTTTAAAAACGGAAAAGATAAAGCGATAGGATTTCTAGTTGGTCAAATAATGAAAGCAACCAAAGGAAAGGCTAATCCAGGCGTTGTAAACAAATTGTTAAAAGAAGAATTAGAGAAACGATAA
- the gatA gene encoding Asp-tRNA(Asn)/Glu-tRNA(Gln) amidotransferase subunit GatA, which produces MANFYDKSLEELHDLLVSKEITAVELIQETFDRINETESAIDSFITLNEEKALAMAKAIDEKGITEENILAGIPIGIKDNIVTKDLLTTAASKMLYNFEPIYDATVMEKVYQSDMIAVGKLNMDEFAMGGSTENSYFKETKNAWDQTKVPGGSSGGSAAAVASGQIPLSLGSDTGGSIRQPAAFNGIVGMKPTYGRVSRFGLIAFGSSLDQIGPLTRSVKDNALALNAISGFDPKDSTSSGSSVPDFTANLGDDIKGMKIALPKEYLDKGVNAEVKDAVLKAADTFRSLGATVEEVSLPHSKHGVAVYYIIASSEASSNLQRFDGIRYGYRSENAATLEDVYVNTRSEGFGDEVKRRIMLGTFSLSAGYFDAYFKKAAQVRTLIREDFKKVFADYDLIIGPTTPTVAYGIGEKIDDPVTMYTSDILTIPVNLAGLPGMSIPCGFSNDLPVGLQLIGNHFAEDTMYKAAYSFEQVTDFHAKKPEILKGANK; this is translated from the coding sequence ATGGCAAATTTCTATGATAAAAGTTTGGAAGAATTACATGATTTACTTGTTTCAAAAGAAATTACAGCCGTTGAATTAATTCAAGAAACTTTTGATCGGATCAATGAAACAGAATCAGCGATTGACTCATTCATTACCTTAAATGAAGAGAAAGCTTTAGCAATGGCTAAAGCGATTGATGAAAAAGGAATTACCGAAGAAAATATTTTAGCAGGTATTCCTATTGGAATCAAAGATAATATTGTCACTAAAGATCTTTTGACAACAGCTGCCTCAAAAATGTTATATAACTTTGAACCGATCTATGACGCCACAGTAATGGAAAAAGTTTATCAATCTGATATGATTGCTGTTGGTAAATTAAATATGGACGAGTTTGCTATGGGTGGTAGCACGGAAAATTCTTATTTTAAAGAAACAAAAAACGCTTGGGATCAAACGAAAGTTCCAGGCGGTTCTTCAGGCGGTTCAGCAGCAGCAGTAGCTAGCGGCCAAATCCCACTTTCCTTAGGTAGTGATACCGGTGGCTCCATCCGCCAACCAGCAGCTTTTAATGGTATTGTCGGCATGAAACCAACTTATGGTCGCGTGTCTCGTTTTGGATTAATCGCTTTTGGTTCTTCTTTAGACCAAATTGGTCCACTTACGCGTAGTGTTAAGGACAATGCGCTAGCATTAAACGCAATTAGTGGCTTTGATCCAAAAGATAGTACTTCTTCTGGCAGCAGTGTGCCAGATTTTACTGCCAATTTAGGTGACGATATTAAAGGGATGAAAATTGCTTTACCAAAAGAATATTTGGATAAAGGCGTGAATGCTGAGGTTAAAGACGCTGTTTTAAAAGCAGCTGATACTTTTCGGTCGCTAGGTGCTACAGTAGAAGAGGTTAGTCTACCTCATTCAAAACATGGCGTGGCTGTTTATTACATCATTGCCTCTTCAGAAGCAAGTTCTAATCTACAACGGTTTGACGGTATTCGTTACGGCTATCGTAGTGAAAACGCAGCAACTTTGGAAGATGTGTATGTTAACACACGTAGTGAAGGCTTTGGCGATGAAGTCAAACGCCGGATTATGTTAGGGACATTTTCCTTGAGTGCGGGTTATTTTGATGCGTATTTCAAAAAAGCGGCACAAGTTCGTACATTAATCAGAGAAGACTTTAAAAAAGTATTTGCTGACTATGATTTGATTATCGGTCCAACAACACCTACTGTTGCATATGGTATAGGTGAAAAAATTGATGATCCAGTGACTATGTATACCAGTGATATTCTAACCATCCCAGTGAATTTAGCTGGTCTTCCCGGCATGTCCATTCCTTGTGGTTTTTCCAATGATTTACCGGTAGGTCTGCAATTAATTGGTAATCATTTCGCCGAAGATACAATGTATAAAGCAGCGTATTCTTTTGAACAAGTAACTGATTTTCATGCTAAGAAACCTGAAATATTGAAAGGAGCAAATAAATGA
- the gatC gene encoding Asp-tRNA(Asn)/Glu-tRNA(Gln) amidotransferase subunit GatC translates to MAIREEQVDHVAKLAKLSFSEDELHQFTEQLGEIIDMFETLEEVDTTDVALTSNITDEINVIREDKAVKGTSRDALMKNAPESENGFIKVPAIIDDKEGGA, encoded by the coding sequence ATGGCGATTCGTGAAGAACAAGTAGACCATGTAGCCAAATTAGCAAAACTATCTTTTTCAGAAGATGAGTTACATCAATTTACCGAACAATTAGGTGAAATTATTGATATGTTTGAAACACTAGAAGAAGTGGACACAACAGACGTTGCACTTACATCCAATATCACTGATGAAATCAATGTGATAAGAGAAGACAAAGCGGTAAAGGGTACTAGCCGAGATGCTTTAATGAAAAATGCGCCGGAATCAGAAAACGGCTTTATCAAAGTGCCAGCTATTATTGATGACAAGGAAGGTGGCGCATAA
- the ligA gene encoding NAD-dependent DNA ligase LigA, with the protein MVEESVVNRARELREQLNQYSYEYYVKDAPSVEDFVYDSLYQELVEIENKHPELVAEDSPTQRVGGPVLEGFKKVVHDVPLYSLNDVFNKEDITAFDQRVQKALGHQVTYTCELKIDGLSISLRYEDGKLVQGATRGDGSVGEDITENLKTVRSIPLKLKKSVTLEARGECYMPKRSFMRLNQQREEEGQDVFANPRNAAAGSLRQLDSKVTAKRNLSTFLYSVADTAPLDSSSQFDALQELEDLGFQTNQERRLCHSIDEVWDYIAEFQEKRTDLSYEIDGVVIKVNTFEQQEDLGYTVKAPRWAIAYKFPPEEAQTVVKDIEWTIGRTGVLTPTAVMDPVKVAGTTVSRASLHNDDYIQEKDIRINDKVVIYKAGDIIPEVSHVIFEERSDESEPYHAPENCPICGSHLVHLDEEVALRCINPKCPAQIKEGLNHFVSRNAMNIDGLGPRILNQMYEKGLVKDVADLYYLKQDDLLTLDKIKEKSANNILTAISESKGRSSDRLVFGLGIWHVGGKAAKILLEHFKTVHALKKASAEEINSLYTLGQTIADSVVTYFSKKEVHELLTKLEKAGVNFDYLGKTSSEMEKIESPFKDKTVVLTGKLNRYTRPEAKNQIEGLGGKVTGSVSQSTDIVVAGEDAGSKLSKAQELGVTVWNEDQMIEAFENSSV; encoded by the coding sequence GTGGTCGAAGAGTCAGTTGTTAACAGAGCACGAGAACTAAGAGAACAATTGAACCAATATTCTTATGAATACTATGTAAAAGATGCACCTAGTGTTGAAGACTTTGTCTACGATTCTTTATACCAAGAACTGGTTGAAATTGAAAACAAGCATCCTGAATTAGTTGCTGAAGATTCTCCTACACAACGGGTAGGTGGTCCTGTACTTGAAGGATTTAAAAAAGTTGTCCATGATGTCCCTTTGTATAGTTTGAACGATGTTTTTAATAAAGAAGACATTACTGCATTTGATCAACGTGTACAAAAAGCTTTAGGGCATCAAGTTACTTATACATGTGAACTAAAAATTGATGGGCTCTCTATTTCTTTGCGTTATGAAGATGGGAAATTAGTACAAGGGGCAACTCGAGGTGATGGTTCAGTGGGAGAAGACATTACCGAAAATCTCAAAACTGTCCGCTCAATCCCATTAAAATTAAAAAAATCAGTGACCCTCGAAGCTCGAGGAGAGTGCTACATGCCCAAAAGATCTTTTATGCGTTTAAATCAACAAAGAGAAGAAGAAGGGCAAGATGTCTTTGCAAACCCTAGAAACGCTGCGGCTGGAAGTTTACGACAATTAGACTCCAAAGTGACCGCCAAGCGTAATCTAAGTACCTTTTTATATTCAGTTGCTGATACCGCTCCTTTGGATTCATCCTCGCAATTTGATGCTTTACAAGAACTAGAAGATTTAGGCTTTCAAACAAACCAAGAACGTAGACTGTGCCATTCAATTGATGAAGTTTGGGATTATATTGCAGAATTTCAAGAAAAACGAACGGATTTATCTTATGAAATTGACGGTGTAGTGATTAAAGTGAATACTTTTGAGCAACAAGAAGACTTAGGCTATACTGTTAAAGCACCGCGTTGGGCAATCGCATATAAATTTCCGCCAGAAGAGGCTCAAACAGTGGTTAAAGATATTGAATGGACGATTGGGCGTACTGGCGTTTTAACGCCTACTGCGGTTATGGATCCAGTAAAAGTAGCAGGAACGACGGTAAGTCGCGCTAGCTTGCATAATGATGATTATATTCAGGAAAAAGACATTCGGATAAACGACAAAGTGGTGATTTATAAAGCTGGTGATATTATTCCGGAAGTATCGCATGTGATTTTTGAAGAGCGTAGTGACGAAAGCGAACCTTACCATGCACCAGAAAATTGTCCAATCTGTGGTAGTCATTTGGTTCATTTAGATGAAGAAGTCGCTTTGCGTTGTATTAATCCGAAATGCCCAGCCCAAATCAAAGAAGGACTTAACCACTTTGTTTCAAGAAATGCGATGAATATCGATGGTTTAGGCCCACGAATATTAAATCAGATGTATGAAAAAGGCTTAGTTAAAGATGTGGCAGATTTATATTATCTGAAACAAGATGATTTGCTAACGCTTGATAAGATCAAAGAAAAATCGGCCAATAACATATTAACTGCTATTTCTGAAAGTAAAGGGCGCTCCAGTGACCGCTTAGTCTTTGGATTAGGCATTTGGCATGTAGGCGGCAAAGCAGCTAAAATTTTACTTGAACATTTTAAAACGGTTCATGCTTTAAAAAAAGCTTCAGCTGAAGAGATTAACTCACTTTATACTCTTGGACAGACGATCGCAGACAGCGTAGTTACTTATTTTTCTAAAAAAGAAGTGCATGAATTGCTTACTAAATTAGAAAAAGCGGGCGTTAATTTTGATTACTTAGGAAAGACATCTAGCGAAATGGAAAAAATCGAATCTCCTTTTAAAGATAAGACGGTGGTTTTAACGGGTAAATTAAATCGTTATACACGGCCCGAAGCTAAAAATCAAATTGAAGGTCTAGGTGGCAAAGTAACTGGCAGTGTCTCTCAAAGTACAGATATCGTTGTAGCTGGCGAAGATGCCGGTAGTAAATTAAGCAAAGCACAAGAGCTAGGTGTTACGGTATGGAATGAAGATCAAATGATTGAGGCATTTGAGAACAGTTCTGTATAA